The Geothrix sp. genome window below encodes:
- a CDS encoding ammonium transporter: MTWKRSLSLAAILGAGLPLAAGTAGPVNDTGTTAWMLTSTTLVLLMVPGLAMFYGGLVRTKNVLGTMMHSFSAMAVVGVLWTVVGYALSFGPNALGGLIGWSRGLVLLRSIDHTILPAGVPEYAFAMFQGKFAIITPALIAGAVAERISFRGWVAFITLWVLFVYCPLCHWVWASDGYFFNLGAKGAIDFAGGTVVHISSGVAGLALALFLGARHGYPKTAMAPNNLTFTLIGAGLLWVGWFGFNAGSSIASNLETARALTVTQVAAAAGALTWVLIETIREDKPTSLGMASGILAGLVVITPAAGVVQVGGALALGAIAACTCYGMILLKNRLGYDDSLDAFGIHGTGGIVGALGLTFFIRDSWWAEAAAKSPGWGVLAQLKVQAFAVGATIVFSVVMTLLIAWLVEKVVGFRVAESVEKTGLDHEIHGERAYGLNNLN, translated from the coding sequence ATGACCTGGAAGCGATCCCTTTCGCTCGCCGCCATCCTGGGTGCGGGGCTTCCCCTGGCCGCCGGGACCGCCGGTCCGGTGAACGATACGGGCACCACGGCGTGGATGCTGACCTCCACCACCCTGGTGCTGCTGATGGTGCCGGGGCTGGCCATGTTCTACGGCGGGCTGGTCCGCACCAAGAATGTCCTCGGCACCATGATGCATTCGTTCTCGGCCATGGCCGTGGTGGGCGTCCTCTGGACGGTGGTGGGCTACGCCCTCAGCTTCGGGCCCAACGCCCTGGGCGGCCTCATCGGCTGGAGCCGCGGGCTGGTCCTCCTCCGCAGCATCGACCACACGATCCTTCCTGCGGGCGTGCCCGAGTACGCCTTCGCCATGTTCCAGGGCAAGTTCGCCATCATCACGCCCGCCCTGATCGCCGGGGCCGTGGCGGAGCGGATCTCGTTCCGGGGCTGGGTGGCCTTCATCACGCTCTGGGTGCTCTTCGTGTACTGCCCGCTCTGCCACTGGGTGTGGGCCTCGGATGGCTACTTCTTCAACCTCGGGGCCAAGGGGGCCATCGACTTCGCCGGCGGCACGGTGGTGCACATCTCCTCGGGCGTGGCCGGCCTGGCCCTGGCCCTGTTCCTGGGGGCCCGCCACGGCTATCCGAAGACCGCCATGGCCCCGAACAACCTGACCTTCACCCTCATCGGCGCGGGCCTGCTGTGGGTGGGCTGGTTCGGCTTCAACGCGGGCTCGTCCATCGCCTCGAATCTGGAGACCGCCCGGGCCCTCACGGTCACGCAAGTGGCGGCGGCCGCGGGCGCCCTCACCTGGGTATTGATCGAGACCATCCGCGAGGACAAGCCCACCAGCCTGGGCATGGCCTCGGGCATCCTCGCGGGCCTGGTGGTCATCACGCCCGCGGCCGGCGTGGTCCAGGTGGGCGGGGCCCTCGCCCTCGGGGCCATCGCCGCCTGCACCTGCTACGGCATGATCCTGTTGAAGAATCGGCTGGGCTACGACGACTCCCTGGATGCCTTCGGGATCCACGGGACCGGCGGCATCGTCGGGGCCCTGGGCCTCACCTTCTTCATCCGGGATTCCTGGTGGGCCGAAGCCGCAGCCAAGTCGCCCGGCTGGGGGGTGCTGGCCCAACTGAAGGTCCAGGCCTTCGCGGTGGGCGCCACCATCGTGTTCTCCGTCGTCATGACGCTCCTCATCGCCTGGCTGGTGGAAAAGGTCGTCGGTTTCCGCGTGGCCGAGTCGGTGGAGAAGACCGGCCTCGACCACGAGATCCACGGGGAACGCGCCTACGGGCTGAACAATCTCAATTAG
- a CDS encoding P-II family nitrogen regulator yields MKLITAIIPEEKLDEVREALIEAEIERITVSRVSGHGRQQEIVVQRGKKVVPNLIPKIQITIACNDDFEGITVDTIIRTARHGAGEVGDGKIFVQDLKECIRIRTGERGGQAI; encoded by the coding sequence ATGAAGCTCATCACCGCCATCATCCCTGAAGAGAAGCTCGACGAGGTTCGCGAGGCCCTGATCGAAGCGGAGATCGAACGGATCACCGTCTCCCGGGTGAGCGGCCACGGGCGCCAGCAGGAGATCGTGGTCCAGCGGGGCAAGAAGGTCGTGCCGAACCTGATCCCCAAGATCCAGATCACCATCGCCTGCAACGACGACTTCGAGGGCATCACCGTGGACACCATCATCCGCACGGCCCGCCATGGCGCGGGCGAGGTGGGGGACGGGAAGATCTTCGTCCAGGACCTGAAGGAGTGCATCCGCATCCGCACCGGCGAGCGGGGCGGCCAGGCCATCTGA
- a CDS encoding deoxyribodipyrimidine photo-lyase — translation MRSIVWFRGKDLRVADHGPLAEAAASGEVIPLFVLDPFFFAPERARELPHRMQFLLESLKALEASLAQMGSRLLVVPGRSVEVVPRLAAQWRVDRVLAHRWVEPFGRERDRRVGEALAHQGTGFRLFEGETLLPPGSVRNGQGGPFRVFTPFGKASMARIDLPLVQCLHPKLPPLPEGISADEVPIPALADLGIDANPGLLRGGEEAARERLRAFLAGPLASYGTDRDRMDRPGTSRLSADLKFGTLSVRSVWRAVAASGQGESARRYLNELLWREFSHHLLWEWPELLERPFRAEFQAFPWREDEAAWRAWTAGLTGYPVVDAAARQLRAEGFVHNRARMVAASFLAKHLLLDYRRGEAHYLTWLADGDWAANNAGWQWSAGCGCDAQPWFRIFNPTSQGLKFDPDGVYVKRWLPELAALPPGLVHEPWRAPAALRGRLDYPEPIVDHAWARQRFLAAAKAHLGRQAP, via the coding sequence ATGCGGAGCATCGTGTGGTTCCGGGGCAAGGACCTGCGCGTGGCGGATCACGGTCCGCTGGCGGAGGCTGCGGCTTCGGGCGAGGTGATCCCGCTGTTCGTGCTGGATCCCTTCTTTTTCGCGCCGGAGCGGGCCCGGGAACTGCCCCACCGGATGCAGTTCCTGCTGGAATCGCTGAAGGCGCTCGAGGCCAGCCTCGCGCAGATGGGCTCGCGCCTGCTGGTGGTGCCAGGGCGCAGCGTGGAGGTGGTGCCGCGGCTGGCGGCCCAATGGCGGGTGGATCGCGTCTTGGCTCACCGCTGGGTGGAGCCCTTCGGCCGGGAGCGGGATCGCCGGGTGGGCGAAGCCCTGGCGCACCAGGGCACCGGGTTCCGCCTGTTCGAGGGGGAGACCCTGCTGCCGCCGGGGTCTGTTCGGAATGGGCAGGGGGGTCCATTCCGGGTGTTCACGCCCTTCGGGAAAGCCAGCATGGCTCGGATAGATCTACCGTTGGTTCAATGTTTGCATCCAAAACTTCCACCACTTCCTGAGGGTATTTCCGCTGACGAGGTTCCCATCCCGGCCCTGGCCGACCTGGGGATCGACGCGAACCCGGGGCTTCTGCGGGGAGGTGAGGAGGCCGCCCGGGAGCGCCTGCGGGCCTTCCTGGCCGGGCCTCTGGCGAGCTACGGCACGGATCGGGACCGCATGGACCGCCCCGGAACCTCGCGGCTCAGCGCCGATCTGAAGTTCGGCACCCTCTCCGTGCGGTCCGTCTGGCGGGCGGTGGCGGCGAGCGGCCAGGGCGAATCCGCGCGGCGCTACCTCAACGAGCTGCTTTGGCGTGAGTTCAGCCACCACCTGCTGTGGGAATGGCCGGAGCTGCTGGAACGCCCCTTCCGCGCGGAGTTCCAGGCCTTTCCCTGGCGGGAGGATGAGGCCGCCTGGAGGGCCTGGACGGCAGGCCTCACAGGGTATCCCGTGGTCGATGCCGCCGCCCGGCAGCTGAGGGCCGAGGGGTTCGTCCACAACCGGGCCCGGATGGTGGCCGCCAGCTTCCTGGCCAAGCACCTGCTGCTGGACTACCGGCGCGGCGAAGCCCATTACCTGACCTGGCTCGCCGATGGCGATTGGGCCGCGAACAATGCCGGCTGGCAGTGGAGCGCGGGCTGCGGCTGCGACGCCCAGCCCTGGTTCCGCATCTTCAACCCCACCTCCCAGGGCCTGAAGTTCGATCCGGATGGCGTCTATGTGAAGCGCTGGCTGCCTGAATTGGCTGCGCTGCCCCCGGGCCTCGTCCATGAACCCTGGAGGGCCCCCGCGGCGCTCCGCGGAAGGTTGGACTACCCCGAGCCGATCGTGGATCACGCCTGGGCCCGGCAGCGGTTCCTCGCGGCGGCGAAAGCGCACCTGGGACGCCAGGCACCCTGA
- a CDS encoding 2Fe-2S iron-sulfur cluster-binding protein — MHTIRFDGKKPGTADCEQETALLAASTRAGVPLPHRCGGHARCGTCLVTVVEGAEHLSEKGAIETRVLGVLKAGADQRLACQTWAKGDVSVKY; from the coding sequence ATGCACACCATCCGATTCGACGGCAAGAAACCCGGAACCGCGGACTGCGAGCAGGAGACCGCCCTCCTGGCGGCCAGCACCCGGGCGGGCGTGCCGCTGCCCCACCGCTGCGGCGGCCATGCGCGCTGCGGGACCTGTCTCGTGACCGTGGTGGAGGGTGCTGAGCACCTGAGCGAGAAGGGGGCCATCGAAACCCGGGTGCTGGGCGTGCTCAAGGCCGGGGCCGACCAGCGCCTCGCCTGCCAGACCTGGGCGAAGGGCGATGTGAGCGTGAAGTACTAG
- the recR gene encoding recombination mediator RecR has product MKLPPPLEAVVESLQKLPGVGAKSAQRMALHLLKEGPEGMAHLAHQLQQAAERVGFCQVCGAFTDQPTCPICLDPRRDATSLVIVAEASNVLSFERSGHFRGRYHVLGGLISPLRGVGPDQLRIRELLKRLEDHAIQEVILATNPTVDGEATASWLARILEPIGVRTTRIGLGLPIGSDLEYADELTLDRAMEGRRPVG; this is encoded by the coding sequence ATGAAGCTGCCGCCGCCGCTCGAGGCCGTGGTGGAGAGCCTCCAGAAGCTCCCGGGCGTGGGCGCGAAGTCCGCCCAGCGGATGGCCCTCCACCTGCTGAAAGAGGGCCCGGAAGGCATGGCCCACCTGGCCCACCAGCTGCAGCAGGCCGCCGAGAGGGTGGGCTTCTGCCAGGTCTGCGGCGCCTTCACGGACCAGCCCACCTGCCCCATCTGCCTCGATCCCCGGCGGGATGCCACCAGCCTCGTCATCGTGGCGGAAGCCTCCAATGTGCTGAGCTTCGAGCGCAGCGGCCACTTCCGGGGCCGCTACCATGTGCTGGGAGGCCTGATCTCCCCCCTGCGCGGCGTAGGCCCCGACCAGCTGCGCATCCGCGAGCTGCTGAAGCGGCTGGAGGATCACGCCATCCAGGAAGTCATCCTGGCCACCAACCCCACGGTGGATGGCGAGGCCACCGCCAGCTGGCTGGCCCGCATCCTGGAACCCATCGGCGTCCGCACCACCCGCATCGGCCTGGGCCTCCCCATCGGCAGCGACCTCGAATACGCCGACGAACTCACGCTGGATCGCGCCATGGAAGGGCGGAGACCCGTCGGATAG
- a CDS encoding YbaB/EbfC family nucleoid-associated protein: MDMRFLMKQAQQMQAKLAEAQANLRVEGTAGGELVKVTLNGSKELKGISIAKDAMDPEDPSMLEDLLVAAFHDAAAKADEAMKKQMGGMGAGLNLPGLGL; this comes from the coding sequence ATGGACATGCGCTTCCTGATGAAACAGGCCCAGCAGATGCAGGCGAAGCTCGCCGAGGCTCAGGCCAATCTGCGCGTGGAGGGCACCGCCGGCGGCGAGCTCGTGAAGGTCACCCTCAACGGTTCCAAGGAGCTGAAGGGCATCTCCATCGCCAAGGACGCCATGGATCCCGAAGATCCCTCCATGCTCGAAGACCTGCTGGTAGCCGCCTTCCACGATGCCGCCGCCAAGGCCGACGAGGCCATGAAGAAGCAGATGGGCGGCATGGGCGCGGGCCTCAACCTGCCTGGCCTGGGACTATGA
- a CDS encoding DUF2062 domain-containing protein — MTHHDKSHLWARTKRFLADPGLEPHHLAWSFALGLSIAWNPLLGTHTGLVLIACALTRKLHRPLTFLGAFTNNPWTMVPIATASTFFGNLLLGRGLHLDLSGVDWKSIGWQSFTSREGFQAAAAMLKPILAPYLLGGFALSAVAIPVGYFLMLRLAHRLRSPRPTPTPLPGD, encoded by the coding sequence ATGACGCATCACGACAAATCGCACCTCTGGGCCCGCACCAAGCGGTTTCTGGCCGATCCGGGACTGGAGCCGCACCATCTGGCCTGGAGCTTTGCCCTGGGGCTCTCCATCGCCTGGAACCCCCTGCTGGGAACGCACACGGGGCTGGTGCTGATCGCCTGCGCCTTGACGCGGAAGCTGCATCGCCCGCTCACCTTTCTGGGCGCTTTCACGAACAATCCCTGGACCATGGTGCCCATCGCCACGGCTTCGACCTTCTTCGGCAACCTGCTGCTGGGGCGCGGCCTGCACCTGGATCTCAGCGGCGTGGATTGGAAGAGCATCGGCTGGCAGAGCTTCACCTCCCGCGAGGGCTTCCAGGCCGCGGCCGCCATGCTCAAGCCCATCCTCGCGCCCTACCTGCTGGGTGGCTTCGCGCTGAGCGCGGTGGCCATACCTGTGGGATATTTTCTGATGCTGCGGCTGGCCCACCGGCTGCGCTCCCCCAGGCCCACGCCCACCCCCCTTCCTGGAGACTGA